A stretch of the Trueperaceae bacterium genome encodes the following:
- a CDS encoding KH domain-containing protein produces MAPLELVTYIVQNLVAEPERLALHAERDGRGIRIEIRCAPDDAGRVIGRGGRIINSLRTLARAAADGSQRVEVQLID; encoded by the coding sequence ATGGCGCCCCTCGAGCTCGTCACCTACATCGTCCAGAATTTGGTCGCCGAGCCGGAGAGGCTCGCCCTTCACGCCGAGCGCGACGGCCGCGGCATCCGCATCGAGATCCGCTGCGCCCCCGACGATGCCGGAAGGGTCATCGGGCGTGGCGGCCGCATCATCAACAGCCTCCGGACTCTCGCCCGGGCCGCGGCCGACGGCAGCCAGCGGGTAGAAGTCCAACTGATCGACTGA
- a CDS encoding tetratricopeptide repeat protein translates to MPRVWLALLLFGVAGIAWSQSSVQELLTEARASAREARATYDIHTPDRRFWARALDLTRRALVLEPNNLEAQRLLATTYSEVNWYVRAFEAWNRYLQAGGTLEPQPDDEGPPPAQAFAEAGNQLGYSRYRSGNLAAALGYYQAVIREVPENAEALYWLGRINLELDQPEAARSYFERLLAIDPGHDTASYYLTLISERERVGEAASRAYREGLSAYEEERVLDAFESFARAVRLNDTFVDAASWAGRTALELGRPATAADYWERVLELRPGDAAAKYFLDVAHMQALWGVEAGRAFMEGQTAYARGDAAAAAQAFERAIEANPQMTEAWVWAARASQASGDPEAAVRYWQEVLERRPADEEASYFLEVARQQIEFGSEAGIAFADAVRHYQMAQFEEAESGFRRAVEANPQFATAWGWLGRLYFTRGEYRQAAEAYGRASELEPGNGDYAFFAEEAARLAQEQGAVGGDG, encoded by the coding sequence ATGCCTAGAGTGTGGCTGGCACTGCTGTTATTCGGCGTCGCCGGCATCGCCTGGTCGCAGTCGAGCGTGCAGGAGCTGCTCACCGAAGCGAGGGCTTCGGCCCGCGAGGCCAGGGCGACCTACGACATCCATACCCCCGACCGGCGCTTCTGGGCCCGCGCTCTGGATCTGACCCGGCGCGCGCTGGTGCTCGAGCCGAACAACCTCGAAGCACAGCGGCTGCTGGCGACGACCTACAGCGAAGTGAACTGGTACGTGCGCGCCTTCGAAGCCTGGAACCGGTACCTTCAGGCGGGCGGCACGCTCGAACCGCAACCCGATGACGAGGGTCCGCCGCCGGCCCAGGCGTTCGCCGAGGCAGGCAATCAGCTCGGCTACTCGCGCTACCGCTCGGGGAACCTGGCCGCGGCCCTGGGTTACTACCAGGCGGTCATCAGAGAGGTACCGGAGAACGCCGAAGCGCTTTACTGGCTGGGGCGCATCAATCTCGAGCTGGATCAGCCGGAGGCGGCGCGCAGCTACTTCGAGCGGCTGTTGGCGATAGATCCCGGGCACGACACGGCCAGCTACTACCTGACCCTGATCTCGGAGCGGGAGCGGGTGGGAGAGGCGGCAAGCCGCGCCTACCGTGAGGGCCTCTCGGCCTACGAGGAGGAGCGCGTCCTCGACGCCTTCGAATCGTTCGCCCGGGCTGTCCGGCTGAACGACACTTTCGTCGACGCCGCCTCATGGGCCGGCCGCACCGCCCTCGAACTCGGTCGCCCGGCAACCGCCGCCGACTACTGGGAGCGGGTCCTCGAACTTCGACCGGGTGACGCGGCAGCGAAATACTTCCTCGACGTCGCCCACATGCAGGCCCTCTGGGGTGTCGAGGCGGGCCGGGCGTTCATGGAGGGGCAGACCGCTTACGCCCGAGGAGACGCAGCGGCCGCCGCCCAAGCGTTCGAGCGCGCTATCGAGGCCAACCCGCAGATGACCGAGGCGTGGGTCTGGGCGGCGCGCGCCAGCCAGGCGTCGGGGGATCCTGAGGCTGCCGTTCGCTACTGGCAAGAGGTGCTCGAGCGGAGGCCGGCCGACGAGGAGGCGAGTTACTTCCTCGAGGTGGCAAGGCAGCAGATCGAGTTCGGCAGCGAGGCGGGCATCGCCTTCGCCGACGCTGTGAGGCACTACCAGATGGCCCAGTTCGAGGAGGCCGAGTCGGGTTTCCGCCGGGCCGTGGAGGCGAACCCTCAGTTCGCCACGGCCTGGGGCTGGTTGGGCCGCCTCTACTTCACCCGAGGCGAGTACCGGCAGGCGGCCGAGGCGTACGGCCGAGCCTCGGAGCTCGAGCCCGGGAACGGCGACTACGCCTTCTTCGCCGAAGAAGCGGCCCGGTTGGCGCAGGAGCAGGGCGCCGTTGGCGGCGACGGTTGA
- a CDS encoding S41 family peptidase: MTPRSRLLPLLATFVALALPFAAAQVGQASARAERSRTFEALVEVFSRYYWDPGYRDWDEWADRYRERALSAGSREAFDLVLSQMVRSLGDEHSVWLGRLSFAEGAELGAGDESRFGFQARLLRGSGLVVERVFPGSAADEAGLRRGDLIVALDGRDLSGSLPTPLVWRLLASASQRQTAEFELLRGGVRLRLELTPMPFPVELARDMPQGEMLAEHLGYIYLPSFNRMDVGERVHELVAQLKEEGMTSLILDLRGNPGGRIGELGLTVGAFVEGNWARATSRGEIVWEGRYAVQDGIGAVWLEDPHGRVLLRRFVREPAHFDGPVAVLVDSSNSSAGELAALVLQEQGVARVVGEPTGGNVEAVQSFDLPDGSIVMVAVANLVSASGVDFSEGVTPDVQAKNDLEELARGYDAPLAQAVRLLRGLPFTPNRYFGGVAAR, from the coding sequence GTGACACCTCGGTCGCGGTTACTGCCGCTCCTGGCCACATTCGTGGCGCTCGCCCTGCCGTTCGCCGCCGCCCAGGTGGGGCAGGCGAGCGCGCGGGCCGAACGGAGCCGGACCTTCGAGGCGCTGGTGGAGGTCTTCAGTCGCTACTACTGGGATCCTGGTTATCGGGACTGGGACGAGTGGGCCGACCGTTACCGCGAGCGCGCGCTCTCGGCCGGCAGCCGTGAGGCGTTCGACCTGGTCCTTTCACAGATGGTCCGCTCGCTCGGTGACGAGCACTCGGTATGGCTGGGCAGGCTGTCGTTCGCGGAGGGTGCCGAGCTGGGCGCCGGCGATGAGTCGCGCTTCGGCTTCCAGGCGCGGTTGCTGAGGGGCAGCGGTCTGGTGGTCGAGAGGGTGTTCCCGGGCAGCGCCGCCGACGAGGCGGGCCTCCGCCGGGGCGACCTGATCGTGGCGCTGGACGGGAGGGACCTTAGTGGCTCGTTGCCCACGCCGCTCGTCTGGCGACTTCTCGCGTCGGCCAGCCAGCGGCAGACCGCCGAGTTCGAACTGCTGCGGGGCGGTGTGCGCCTGCGACTGGAGCTGACTCCGATGCCGTTCCCCGTCGAACTGGCCCGCGACATGCCGCAGGGCGAGATGCTGGCCGAGCATCTCGGCTACATCTACCTGCCCAGTTTCAATCGGATGGACGTGGGCGAGAGGGTACACGAGCTGGTCGCCCAGCTGAAGGAAGAGGGGATGACGAGCCTCATCCTCGACCTGCGTGGCAATCCCGGGGGGCGCATAGGTGAGTTGGGTCTCACCGTGGGCGCCTTCGTCGAGGGCAACTGGGCGCGGGCGACGAGTCGAGGCGAGATCGTCTGGGAAGGGCGTTACGCGGTACAGGACGGCATCGGCGCTGTGTGGCTCGAAGACCCGCACGGCCGGGTCCTGCTCAGGCGCTTCGTGCGTGAGCCGGCGCACTTCGACGGGCCGGTCGCGGTCCTGGTGGACAGCAGCAACAGCAGCGCCGGCGAGCTGGCCGCCCTGGTCCTCCAGGAGCAGGGTGTCGCGCGCGTGGTGGGCGAGCCCACGGGAGGGAACGTCGAGGCGGTGCAGAGCTTCGATCTTCCCGATGGCAGCATCGTGATGGTGGCCGTGGCGAACCTGGTGAGCGCGAGCGGCGTCGACTTCTCGGAGGGCGTCACCCCGGACGTGCAGGCCAAGAACGACCTCGAGGAACTGGCGCGCGGCTACGACGCGCCGCTGGCGCAGGCCGTCCGCCTGTTGCGGGGCCTGCCGTTCACCCCGAACCGCTACTTCGGTGGAGTGGCGGCGAGATGA
- a CDS encoding alanine racemase, producing MEPSESLRSLPTPSLILDEGRMLRNVERLRQRLAGLGVVSRPHLKTVKSVDAAQRIVTDGKATVSTLKEAEVFARAGVRDILYAVGIAPSKLTRVLKLRREGCDLSVVLDSREQAQAVARAARESDDPIPVFIEIDSDGHRSGLRPADPEVVELANVVSDGGAELRGVVTHAGESYHAVGAEALAAFAERERRAAVTAAERLRAAGHQAPVVSVGSTPTAHFARDLTGVTEVRAGVYAFFDLVMAGIGVCALDDIAISVLTTVIGHQRERGWTVVDAGWMALSRDRGTADQLVDQGYGVVCDLEGAVLGDLIVVSTSQEHGIVAAREGIESRLPELPVGTLLRILPNHACATAAQFDGYQVLPAHRSGELGYWPRFRGW from the coding sequence GTGGAACCTAGCGAGAGCCTCCGGTCGCTGCCGACACCCTCTCTGATCCTCGATGAGGGGCGGATGCTGCGGAACGTCGAGCGGCTTCGCCAACGCCTCGCCGGCCTGGGCGTCGTCTCGCGGCCCCATCTCAAGACCGTGAAGTCTGTGGACGCAGCCCAACGCATCGTTACCGACGGGAAAGCGACGGTCTCGACCCTGAAGGAAGCCGAGGTCTTCGCCAGGGCCGGGGTGCGCGACATCCTCTACGCGGTGGGCATAGCACCCTCGAAACTGACTCGGGTGCTCAAGCTGCGCCGGGAAGGCTGCGATCTGAGCGTGGTGCTGGATTCTCGCGAGCAGGCCCAAGCTGTTGCGCGCGCCGCGCGTGAGTCCGATGACCCTATCCCCGTGTTCATCGAGATCGACAGCGACGGTCACCGATCGGGCTTGCGGCCGGCCGATCCCGAAGTCGTCGAGCTGGCTAACGTCGTCTCGGACGGGGGTGCGGAACTGCGCGGGGTCGTCACCCATGCCGGGGAGAGCTACCATGCAGTCGGTGCCGAAGCCCTGGCAGCGTTCGCCGAACGCGAACGCCGGGCCGCCGTCACCGCCGCCGAGCGACTAAGGGCGGCGGGCCACCAGGCTCCCGTCGTGAGCGTGGGCTCCACTCCTACCGCCCATTTCGCCCGTGACCTCACCGGCGTTACCGAGGTCCGCGCCGGTGTCTACGCCTTCTTCGATCTGGTGATGGCCGGCATCGGCGTCTGCGCCCTCGATGACATCGCCATCTCCGTGCTCACGACCGTCATCGGCCATCAGCGCGAGCGCGGCTGGACGGTCGTGGACGCGGGCTGGATGGCTCTCTCTCGTGATCGAGGAACTGCCGACCAGCTGGTCGACCAGGGGTACGGCGTCGTCTGCGACCTGGAGGGTGCGGTGCTGGGAGACCTCATCGTCGTGAGCACCAGCCAGGAGCACGGCATCGTCGCAGCACGGGAGGGCATCGAATCTCGCTTGCCGGAGCTGCCCGTGGGGACGCTCCTGCGCATCCTCCCGAACCATGCCTGCGCGACCGCCGCCCAGTTCGACGGCTACCAGGTCCTGCCGGCCCACCGTTCGGGCGAACTCGGATACTGGCCTCGCTTCCGGGGCTGGTGA
- the ffh gene encoding signal recognition particle protein: MFESLGNRLQSVFDSLKGRGRLTEAEVKTALREVRVALLEADVNLEVARDFTKRVQEKAVGSETLMSLRPDQRVISIVHEELIGVLGGKSVQPDVRSEGNVWLLMGLQGAGKTTTAGKIAYRYKSQGRRPLLVAADTQRPAARDQLKVLGKQIGVPVLEVEDDEPAGRTRERLDDYLKRDFRDLVIVDTAGRLQIDEGLMDQLAELREALEPREAMLVVDAMTGQQSLPVARSFDERVGVTGLILTKLDGDARGGAALSARHVTGKPIYFAGMSEKIDGLEPFHPDRIASRILGMGDVLTLVEKARALEADDEAEEVRSLTDFTLQDMLTQMRKIKRMGSFTDILKMIPGANKMLPAGANIDEKEIARVEAIISSMTEKERTNPRLLNASRRKRIAAGSGTTVQDVNRLMKNFEQMKKMMKQMGRRPPGRGMPPGLGR; the protein is encoded by the coding sequence ATGTTCGAGAGTCTAGGCAACAGACTTCAATCCGTGTTCGACAGCCTCAAGGGTCGGGGCAGACTCACCGAGGCAGAGGTGAAGACGGCGCTCCGCGAGGTGCGGGTGGCGCTGCTCGAGGCCGACGTCAACCTGGAGGTCGCCCGCGACTTCACCAAACGGGTACAGGAGAAGGCGGTGGGCTCCGAGACGCTGATGTCGCTGCGTCCGGACCAGCGGGTCATATCCATCGTCCATGAGGAACTGATCGGGGTGCTGGGCGGCAAGTCGGTGCAGCCCGACGTGCGCAGCGAGGGGAACGTCTGGCTGCTGATGGGCCTCCAGGGCGCCGGCAAGACCACGACGGCCGGCAAGATCGCCTACCGCTACAAGAGCCAGGGCCGCCGGCCGCTGCTCGTGGCCGCCGACACCCAGCGCCCGGCCGCGCGCGACCAGCTGAAGGTGTTGGGCAAGCAGATCGGCGTCCCGGTACTAGAGGTGGAGGACGACGAGCCCGCGGGTCGGACCCGCGAGCGGCTCGACGACTACCTCAAGCGGGACTTCCGCGACCTGGTGATCGTGGACACCGCCGGCCGCCTGCAGATCGACGAGGGGCTGATGGATCAGCTCGCCGAGCTGCGCGAGGCGCTCGAACCGCGCGAGGCGATGCTGGTGGTCGACGCCATGACAGGTCAGCAGTCGCTGCCGGTGGCCAGGAGCTTCGACGAGCGGGTCGGCGTCACCGGCCTCATCCTCACCAAGCTCGATGGCGACGCCCGCGGTGGGGCGGCCCTTTCCGCACGGCACGTGACCGGCAAGCCCATCTACTTCGCGGGGATGAGCGAGAAGATAGACGGTCTCGAGCCGTTCCACCCAGACCGGATCGCTTCACGGATCCTCGGCATGGGCGACGTTCTCACGCTCGTGGAGAAAGCGCGGGCGCTGGAGGCCGATGACGAGGCCGAGGAGGTTCGCAGCCTCACCGACTTCACCCTTCAGGACATGCTCACCCAGATGCGCAAGATCAAGCGTATGGGCTCGTTCACCGACATCCTGAAGATGATCCCCGGTGCCAACAAGATGCTGCCGGCGGGGGCCAACATCGATGAGAAGGAGATCGCCCGGGTCGAAGCGATCATCTCGAGCATGACCGAGAAGGAACGCACGAACCCTCGACTCCTCAACGCCAGTCGCCGCAAGCGGATCGCCGCCGGCTCGGGCACCACCGTTCAGGACGTCAATCGCCTGATGAAGAACTTCGAGCAGATGAAGAAGATGATGAAGCAGATGGGCAGGCGTCCTCCCGGCCGCGGGATGCCGCCTGGCCTGGGTCGCTGA
- a CDS encoding peptidyl-prolyl cis-trans isomerase: MKLSRRTNTIILWVISIGLLVGMVITFTPSLGNLGSGLADGGQPALIVNGETISDIEVARVRQNPLFSSVTEGQVGEDLELLLVNQLIRQELLDQAAARTRVSGREVRQRVDEFRESQGVAGRRNDQAYKQLIGQAGFTDQQFRDYIEEQLRRQKYEENLIEDVEVTDAEVETFYLANRDLYQSEERIVARAIVVDDAELAEELRQRVRAGESFAELAGEYSEEWADRGGALGAPQGSSEPEPVGRAALPQAVSSAAFSLRGPGLTDVIESGGRFYLVQVEEFVPESPRPFEEVADQVREDALAAKQAGVVQQHIEELRQEAQITIPEGSELEYEDYPVARVGDEEIMASELALATYSSQQIQQNLNPQLAPLIVEFFKPTILENLIEQKLAYLGAQQLDADFVGSEALVAQQARDYVSRDATVEEERVQEFYEANTGRYVVPAQADVTRVEFESQETAESFRASVLEGTEVEAAAEEQGGSITDLGTVREGQLEEALDRALFATDAFEPLPGSELEVSDVLVLETEVPAKESTEETAEETTEETAEEPGDAAGEEGEEAAAEEPQTEETFVVLVAERTPERVRPLAEVREQVEQAVLAQERAQIESEWLDGLREEIEVENLLAQAREEAAAANESSEQDAAEEAPAEADTEPAQEGEATEATEGQ; encoded by the coding sequence ATGAAGCTCAGCAGGCGGACCAACACCATCATTCTCTGGGTCATCTCGATCGGGTTGCTGGTCGGCATGGTCATCACCTTCACCCCCAGCCTCGGCAACCTGGGCAGCGGCCTCGCAGATGGTGGCCAGCCCGCCCTGATCGTCAACGGCGAGACGATATCCGACATCGAGGTGGCTCGGGTGCGGCAGAACCCGCTGTTCAGCTCGGTCACGGAGGGGCAGGTGGGGGAGGACCTCGAACTGCTCCTCGTCAACCAGCTGATCCGTCAGGAACTGTTAGACCAGGCGGCCGCTCGGACCCGAGTGTCGGGCCGCGAGGTACGCCAGCGGGTCGATGAGTTCCGCGAGTCTCAAGGTGTCGCCGGGCGCCGCAACGATCAGGCGTACAAGCAGCTCATCGGCCAGGCCGGCTTCACCGATCAGCAGTTCCGCGACTACATCGAGGAGCAGCTCCGCAGGCAGAAGTACGAAGAGAACCTGATCGAAGACGTCGAGGTCACGGACGCCGAGGTGGAGACCTTCTACCTGGCGAACCGGGATCTCTACCAGAGCGAGGAGCGTATCGTCGCGCGAGCGATCGTAGTGGACGACGCCGAGCTCGCGGAGGAGCTGCGCCAACGCGTCCGGGCAGGGGAGAGCTTCGCCGAACTCGCCGGCGAATACTCCGAGGAGTGGGCCGACAGGGGTGGCGCCCTCGGCGCGCCGCAGGGCTCGAGCGAGCCCGAGCCGGTCGGCCGGGCAGCCTTGCCGCAGGCCGTCTCCTCCGCAGCGTTCTCCCTGCGAGGACCAGGGCTCACCGACGTCATCGAGAGCGGCGGTCGTTTCTACCTCGTGCAGGTGGAGGAGTTCGTCCCCGAGAGCCCGCGTCCGTTCGAAGAGGTCGCCGATCAGGTTCGTGAGGACGCTCTTGCCGCCAAGCAGGCGGGAGTCGTGCAGCAGCACATCGAGGAGCTTCGGCAGGAAGCGCAGATCACCATCCCAGAGGGCAGCGAGCTCGAGTACGAGGATTATCCTGTGGCTCGAGTGGGGGACGAGGAGATCATGGCCTCGGAGCTAGCCCTCGCAACCTACAGCAGTCAGCAGATCCAGCAGAATCTCAACCCTCAGCTTGCGCCGCTCATCGTCGAGTTCTTCAAGCCGACGATCTTGGAGAACCTCATCGAGCAGAAGCTCGCCTATCTGGGCGCCCAGCAGTTGGATGCCGACTTCGTGGGCAGCGAGGCCCTGGTCGCGCAACAGGCCCGCGACTACGTGAGCCGCGACGCAACCGTCGAAGAGGAGCGTGTTCAGGAGTTCTACGAGGCGAACACCGGTCGCTACGTCGTTCCGGCTCAGGCCGACGTCACCCGTGTGGAGTTCGAGTCGCAGGAAACGGCCGAGTCGTTCCGCGCGTCGGTACTGGAAGGAACGGAAGTCGAGGCCGCGGCCGAGGAGCAGGGCGGTAGTATCACTGACCTGGGTACGGTACGCGAGGGTCAGCTGGAGGAGGCGCTCGACCGGGCCCTATTCGCCACCGATGCCTTCGAACCGCTGCCCGGGAGCGAACTCGAGGTGTCCGACGTCCTCGTTCTCGAGACCGAGGTACCTGCAAAGGAGTCCACGGAGGAGACCGCAGAGGAGACAACGGAGGAGACAGCAGAGGAGCCGGGCGACGCCGCCGGCGAGGAGGGTGAGGAAGCGGCTGCCGAAGAGCCGCAGACCGAGGAGACGTTCGTAGTGCTGGTTGCCGAACGCACGCCCGAACGGGTGCGTCCGCTGGCCGAGGTCCGTGAACAGGTCGAGCAGGCGGTGCTGGCCCAGGAGCGGGCTCAGATCGAGAGCGAGTGGCTGGACGGCCTCCGCGAGGAGATCGAGGTGGAGAACCTGCTGGCCCAGGCGCGTGAGGAGGCGGCCGCAGCCAACGAGAGCAGCGAGCAGGATGCTGCCGAGGAGGCTCCGGCCGAAGCCGACACGGAGCCGGCACAGGAGGGCGAGGCAACCGAGGCGACCGAGGGACAGTAG
- a CDS encoding OmpH family outer membrane protein, whose protein sequence is MKRLTLLILAVVAILGVASTNLTAQETDTKIVFVNSQAAIAAHPAGQQIADLEAQAREEIAGLQQSIQEIANKARQGQQLTPEEQERYQTLVTTLQSVQQRWEADIAEAAQPAVEAVDQAIKAIAQENGYSIVLDAGVAGPQGTNLVVYAQEGLDITPLVIERVQGQQQ, encoded by the coding sequence ATGAAACGACTCACCCTGCTGATCCTCGCTGTTGTCGCCATTCTCGGGGTGGCGTCGACCAACCTGACCGCACAGGAAACCGACACGAAGATCGTCTTCGTGAACTCGCAGGCGGCCATAGCCGCTCACCCGGCCGGCCAGCAGATCGCCGACCTCGAAGCCCAGGCCCGGGAGGAGATCGCCGGACTCCAGCAGAGCATCCAGGAGATCGCCAACAAGGCCCGGCAGGGCCAGCAGCTCACCCCCGAAGAGCAGGAGCGCTACCAGACGCTGGTGACCACGCTCCAGTCAGTTCAGCAGCGTTGGGAAGCCGACATCGCCGAGGCCGCGCAGCCGGCCGTCGAGGCCGTCGATCAGGCGATCAAGGCTATCGCCCAGGAGAACGGCTACTCGATCGTGCTCGATGCTGGCGTAGCGGGACCGCAGGGCACGAATCTGGTCGTCTACGCCCAGGAAGGACTCGATATCACCCCGCTGGTGATCGAGAGGGTGCAGGGACAACAGCAGTAG
- the rimM gene encoding ribosome maturation factor RimM (Essential for efficient processing of 16S rRNA) — protein MTSRSGAAEGPPEGYVLLGRLGKTFGLKGALHFRSLGLPESEALFELEEVFVTGLGVLAIAEVKPHGASLLVSFEGIRRVEEARPLVNAQVYAEPASLPPPAEGGQYADALRGLPVLVDGRPFGTVADLAGVAGAELLTVERPEGGEALIPLRAPYVQVARHEVLVEDPPPGLIDPNEQL, from the coding sequence GTGACCAGCCGTTCCGGTGCAGCAGAGGGCCCGCCGGAAGGCTACGTGCTCCTGGGCCGGCTGGGCAAGACGTTCGGGCTGAAGGGCGCCCTCCACTTCCGCTCACTCGGGTTGCCCGAGAGCGAAGCGCTCTTCGAGCTCGAAGAGGTGTTCGTGACCGGGCTCGGCGTCCTGGCCATCGCTGAGGTGAAACCACACGGTGCCAGCCTGCTCGTGTCGTTCGAAGGGATTCGACGGGTGGAGGAGGCCCGGCCACTGGTGAACGCGCAAGTCTACGCCGAGCCGGCGTCTTTGCCGCCGCCAGCCGAGGGCGGCCAGTACGCCGATGCCCTCAGAGGTCTTCCCGTGCTCGTCGACGGCAGACCGTTCGGAACGGTCGCCGACCTTGCCGGAGTGGCCGGCGCCGAACTGCTCACGGTAGAACGGCCCGAGGGCGGCGAAGCTCTCATCCCGCTGCGCGCGCCCTACGTGCAGGTCGCCCGTCACGAGGTGCTGGTCGAGGACCCTCCGCCCGGGCTGATCGATCCGAACGAGCAGCTGTGA
- a CDS encoding GerMN domain-containing protein: MRTVVLRVVALAVLLLLVLAAVLTIQTMRRLPDTLVYFVAVDPNSFHLEPVGRMSRSDAPEERARDAVRMLAQGPSEAERARGLSSVVPAATVVNDVRFDDGIVSVDLSREFEMGGGSAAMQGRLFQLFYTLTQPADVDGVVLLIEGEEVELFGGEGLIVESPWLRSEHETLPVW, encoded by the coding sequence GTGAGGACCGTCGTCCTGCGGGTCGTTGCTCTGGCGGTCCTGCTTCTGCTGGTCCTGGCTGCGGTGCTGACCATCCAGACCATGCGCCGACTGCCCGACACCCTTGTCTACTTCGTCGCCGTCGATCCGAACTCCTTCCACCTGGAACCCGTGGGCCGGATGAGCAGGTCCGACGCGCCCGAGGAGAGAGCGCGGGATGCAGTGCGGATGCTGGCCCAGGGGCCCAGCGAGGCCGAGCGGGCGCGGGGGCTCAGCAGCGTCGTGCCCGCGGCTACCGTCGTCAACGACGTACGGTTCGACGACGGGATCGTGAGCGTCGACCTCTCCCGGGAGTTCGAGATGGGGGGTGGCAGCGCCGCGATGCAGGGCCGCTTGTTCCAGCTCTTCTACACGCTCACTCAGCCCGCCGACGTGGATGGCGTGGTCCTCCTGATCGAGGGGGAAGAGGTGGAACTCTTCGGCGGCGAGGGGTTGATCGTTGAATCGCCCTGGCTTCGTTCCGAACACGAGACGCTGCCTGTGTGGTAG
- the trmD gene encoding tRNA (guanosine(37)-N1)-methyltransferase TrmD — MKYTVYTLFPQLIEPWREEALLGKAVRSSLLELDVRDLRAFALDKHNKVDDTPYGGGAGMVIRVDVAARAIEEARSQDPPPDEVILLSPAGEPLTQAVVSELAGKAHLCLLCGRYEGFDARVETLVDREVSIGDFVLMGGELAALALVEATARLVPGVLGDEESHRQDSFATGLLDYPEFTRPAEFDGMAVPEILLSGHHGLVAKWRRREALRRTLERRPDLLEALVLSDADRSILQELRAERES; from the coding sequence GTGAAGTACACCGTCTACACCCTCTTCCCGCAGCTGATCGAGCCGTGGCGGGAGGAGGCCCTGCTGGGCAAGGCGGTGCGCTCGAGCCTGCTCGAACTGGACGTGCGTGATCTGCGCGCATTCGCATTAGACAAGCACAACAAGGTCGACGACACCCCGTACGGCGGCGGAGCCGGCATGGTCATCAGGGTCGACGTCGCCGCCCGGGCTATCGAAGAGGCGAGGTCTCAGGACCCGCCACCCGACGAGGTGATCCTCCTCTCGCCCGCTGGCGAGCCGCTCACCCAAGCCGTCGTTTCGGAACTCGCCGGGAAGGCCCACCTTTGCCTGCTGTGTGGGCGCTACGAGGGCTTCGACGCCCGCGTCGAGACGCTGGTCGACCGCGAGGTCTCGATCGGCGACTTCGTGCTGATGGGCGGAGAACTGGCGGCCCTGGCTCTGGTCGAGGCGACCGCCCGGTTGGTCCCGGGTGTGCTCGGGGACGAGGAGAGCCACCGTCAGGACTCCTTCGCCACCGGGCTGCTCGACTACCCGGAGTTCACGCGTCCGGCGGAGTTCGACGGGATGGCGGTCCCCGAGATCCTCCTCTCCGGGCACCACGGGCTGGTGGCGAAGTGGCGCCGCCGGGAGGCGCTCAGGCGCACCCTCGAACGGCGCCCGGACCTGTTGGAGGCGCTCGTACTCAGCGACGCCGACAGGTCGATCCTGCAGGAGCTGCGGGCCGAGAGGGAATCGTGA
- the rpsP gene encoding 30S ribosomal protein S16 — MVKIRLMRMGAKKNPHYRVVVVDSRKKRSSDYIESLGHYDPRETTPEPLKIDTERANYWLAQGAQPTETTVRLLEKVGVEVPSVRAKRTEGYRRRSADQA; from the coding sequence ATGGTGAAGATCCGTCTCATGCGCATGGGCGCCAAGAAGAACCCGCACTACCGCGTAGTAGTGGTCGATTCGCGCAAGAAGCGCTCCAGCGACTACATCGAATCGCTGGGTCACTACGATCCCCGCGAGACCACCCCGGAGCCGCTCAAGATCGATACCGAGCGCGCCAACTACTGGCTGGCGCAGGGAGCGCAGCCTACCGAGACGACCGTCCGGCTCCTCGAGAAGGTCGGCGTAGAAGTGCCCTCGGTCCGAGCGAAGCGCACGGAAGGCTACCGCCGGCGCAGCGCCGACCAGGCCTAG